The Cucumis melo cultivar AY chromosome 9, USDA_Cmelo_AY_1.0, whole genome shotgun sequence genome includes the window TCATCCTTTTCCCGAACTTTTTTATGCAACCAATCAGGATGGACCACCCTAGGGACAGGATTTGAAACCTAAAAAGTATATTGTTTTAGTAAGAAAACAATCTGGATTACATTAATAGATAACAAGAAGCCAACCTTCTGCATGGCAGCTGGAATTGTTATAATTTTTTGAATGGCTGAGCTTAGGCGTTGTTTGTAGTAGGACCAGTCAATGATAGATCGAATGCCAACTTCCAAAGAAATTTTACACCATTTGCGTACATAGAATTTCATTATCTCTGTAATTTAGTAATAGTCATttttatagtaaaaaaaaattgtgcaACCATTTgattcatttcaaataaatccACTCCAAAAATTGTACAACCACTTgattcatttcaaataaattcaCTTTGAATGTTTTACCTGGATCAGTCTCAAATATAGCAACAGGAACAGCACGCTCACTTACAGGTGTTCCCTGTCATATAACCACCATGAGAATGAATTATCTTTAGTGTTCCTCGTATTATATGTCATTAGTTCAATGCTACATAATTGAAGCTATTTCCAATTGTTCCCAAAACTTGGATTATTAAGATTAGAATCATACACTGTACACATACCTTGGATTCACTTGCAACTATATATTGGCAACGTAGGCCCTTTATATCTGACCATTGTATCACCAAGAAAATCAGCAAGACGTTTTGCAGTGGTAACAGCACAAGACTTTTGCTCTCCATAGTCTGCCAAAGACTTGCTCATGGTACTGGATTCAGATATATAATCAAGCAACTCACTATCAACAATGTTGTTTCCTTGACTCTGAggccaaagaaaaaaaaattgatgcaaTTCATACATTAGTAATTTATGGAATTAAAAGCTGTTCGTATCCTTAACTCTTATGGTTATAGATAATTTTTCATGGAAGATCCTCATTAACTTCAGACTTGAAGGGATGTTTGGAGAAAAGAGAGGATTTAATATAGAAAATTGAATTCACTGTATTACATCTAGAAGATCAAGCCAGCGATTTGCAACAGATGCAACAACTGAATAACATTCCTCTAAGGTGGAACCATGAAGAAACTTGTCAAAAAGTTCAGCCTACAAGTTTGAAAATATACTTATTACAAAAAAAGGCTACAAATTAGAGATTGTACATTGGTGTGGTGTAGTGTGAATTGCATCAATAAAGCATAATGGTAGGTCTTTCTCAGGCCAATATTCCCAAAGCAAGTCTATTTTAGCAATTTCTCAATCTTCATACGCGGTGTGTTTCTCTAGTGGATTATTTATCATCATTTTCTCTTGCCTTCCCATCCAAAAGAAATCAAGGGGCTGTTTCAGTGCAATTTCCAACaaaacaaatttttgtttttctgtgATAAGTTAGATTAGGCTAAACTAGGGTTAACTAAGACCtagaaataaaaattagaataaaatctaaataataacAACTTATCTCAACTATCTAGATAGGCCTAAACAAGGATACAAATAAATCTACAaacaatatataataaataaataactaaataCACGATTATATACAGGTCAATATCAAGAAAGACCTGGAAAACTTTGCTGAGCTTTAACTCCCCCCTCCGTTTGATCTCAAAGCCTTTTAGTTCTGCAAGAGTTCCATCATCATTGAAGACAGCATATCTCTTCTTGATCAAAATGCCTTCTTACTTGGAGGCCGGAAGAATCATTGCCTAAACTATAAACAACATGAACGTCTTGACTCCAAAAGTAGTTTAATCAAATGAAAGTAGATTGCTACATTACCTTGTATGGTCCATCCACTTCAAATTCAATTGAGCATTCACTGCGCGTTTCATATATTTTCCTCACAGGATCTACAAGTGTCTGTCAAACAGTTGAAGTACTTGGAAAGTTAGCTTCACGTCACAAGTGATCCAGAAAATACCTGTGGTCTTCAAGGCTagttaaaagaaataaataaagaagTCCCAAACTCACCTGGTACTGGTCATTTGTATTGTTCCTTGCTACATCAACATTAAGCATAACACATGGATATGAAATCGTCAACTTGTTTGAATCtctgaaatatattttttcatttgaCAAGGCATCATTTTTTTGATAATCATTAAAAGTAAAAAGAGTGAGGCAAAGGTCCTAATTGCAAATCATACATGTGAGCTGTGAAAGTTTAATTCTTACTTTGTTTTAAAGGTAAAGCTCTCTGGGAATGATCCCGGTAGTGCACACCAAATACCATCAGTGTCTAACTCTAGCGGTTTTCCAATTTTCTCAATTAGCAGACGAGCATTCTGAATGATCTTTGCTCCAGTATATGTAACAACCCCAGCCATTTCCATTGAATACCAACGAGCACCCCTAGAACGTAAGATTCAATTTATATATAAGGTATGACATGAGTTTCGACAACAAAATCATAAAATACACCAAAACAAACTTACTTTCGCGTCACATATCCATAAAAGGAGTTAAGGATACATTTATGAGCAAGTTGTAATGAATCATACAGAACCACCATGTCCTGCAAAAATAGTGAGAAAAAAATGTAAACCAAGACATTTGGTAATGACAAAAATAGAATGACAACGTTTTAAATCAAGAAggtaaaataatttctatactTGGGCTTCTTGGATCTTGATTGAATTTCCACTTGCTTTAGCTTCTGATAGTTTCCCCTTCCAAACTTTATTGAGCCCTTTGTATTCATATCTTCTATCTCGAAAACTTAGACAAGTTGAAAATATGTATATCAAACTCCAATGCAATTGGACAAGAAAGTAACAGACATCCTGTCTACTAGATAATTCATCCATCTATCTTGTTAAATTATTGACGAGTGTTTTTTAATATACATTGCCTTCAACATTATCTAATATCAAGTAGAGCATTGAAAATAAACTTATTCCAGTAAGGGTTGTATATTCTTTCAACCTTGGATGAAACCACTTTAATCATCTGCACACATAGTTGTTTAAATCAATAAGAAAAGAAGCACCACATCAGAAAAAAAACTGATAATGTATTAACTTCTAACTTAGAATTCACCTACCTACGAACAGTGTCAATATAGAAGGAGTTTTCCCTCATGCAGATCCCTGCTTCTCAAACTTCAGTGACTGGCTTATCAAGTACCCGTTTGTAGGCCTAAAAGACTTAGGATTAATATATGTCAAAAAGATACTTTCAGATATTCAATAAACAGAGGACAATAAACCTTCTGACAGTATTTTTTCAAACGCTCTTTGAGTTTTGCTTGTTGCTCCAACTTTGGAAGTTCAAGAAATTGTTTTGACAATCAAACATTACCGACACCAACAAACTCGGACTCAATTTGCCTCTTCAGATGATAATAGTCGCTGAGTTGGTTAAAAGTGATAAAACACAGTTTCAATAAGTCACTTCATGATAACTAACGACAGATGAAAAAATACgaggagggagagagagaaagagataaCCTTCTTTTAGCCATGAATACCTCTCCATGCCAAACCCAATCAAGTTTTCGTAGACAAGGTTTTCCAGGACGGTTGAAATCACAAGCAGTACAAACTTCATCTGTTACTACTGATGGCGGCAGGAATAAAACAAGTATAAGTTGTCGATCCCTTCAAGAACATGTAACTAATGCTTAGAAGATTGAGGAAAAGAATAATTTTAGGAAGTAATTTTACTGTATGTGATTatcaaaacaataatttattcttAGTTGGATAGTAATACTTAGTATAGACTAAGCTACTTGATGAAGCAAGCAAAACAATCAATTTTTCATGAACAAAATGCCACCCGATATAATCAAACACGAGGGCTTAAATTTCCCAAGAGTATCTTCAATAGACTTGTAACATGATGCCAGAGGATTTtacccttttctttctttttctttttctttttttttttttttttttttttttttttttttttttttttttttttttttttgcaaaactTGAAATTGCATTTTCCATCATTACCAAATACAAACTTGATTcaaaaaaagacaaataaaatattttcaaactagaaggaaaaagaaacttTGTGTCACCTGAAGCATATTTGTTAAAGTGATGTTAGGATACATTGCAGCTACATCAAAATGATAGATTAGAGGGCACTCTTCACGCATAGGCTCATCCCGCAATCGAATAAGCTGAGTGTCAAATGGGAGAACAAAAGGAGTAGTAAGAAGAAATGGCATCCTTGTGTATTTTAAGATGGACATAGTATTTAATTGGAAACTAAACCACCAAAACTGTATCTTGTTTCCAGGTAAAGCAAAACAGTATTTTGAGTTCGTACAAAGAAACTTCAATTATTGagccatttaaaaaaaatgatgtaaTATCAAAAAGATCTAGCACCTTTTCCATAATAGCATTCTTCACGTCACTATAGTTCAACACTGATTCTAAGTCCATCTTTCCTTCTACTTGAATGGCATACTGCAAGTCTCGATCTAGATTGTTTATCAATTGCTGAAAAGCCAAATAATGGAATGAGTGATTTTAAAGCACCCAAGTAGTTTTAAATTACTGAAAGAAACACATGATCAGGGGAATTTGCTTGAGATGCATGAATAAGGCATACATCATAACCAGATGAATCAAGTCTAAAACTGGTTGGTAGGTCAGATCTAAATACACCACTCTCTAGGCATTCTACATGACCACCTATGTATGTCTCACTTTCAAGAAGCCGATTGTGATGAAACTTTTCTGCACCCGATTGATGTTTGTTAGGACACACGACATTAGCCTTGAAAGCctgttaaaaacaaaaaattaccAGAAAGGTAAAAAACCAATCACTGGTCTAATAAGATAATGATGAACAGACATAACCATGACAAAATAATAACTAACCTGAACCATTAAAAGCATTTCGCAAAGCGTTCCACTTCCCTTGCGCAACACTTCATCGGGTGACATAGGAATGATAGTTGCTAGCGAAAAAATGAAAGGATAAACATAGGTCATGTACAAGTAGTATGTAGCAACAGCATCTGAAACGGAATAGGAAGCCATCATCTGCAATAACATTTTCAATGACAAGGTAACATTTTCAATGACAAGGTAAACAGCTATTAGGAAGACACTCAAAAAACTTAGAATCACAACTCACAAGactaaaaattttaagaaataaataaaaattaacgAGTAGAGTTGAGAGTTATGAAAAATGCAATTGTTTGGAGAAACTGGCTATAGAAACAACAGAAATCAACTCACATTTCCATACCTGAGGCTTTTCCTTTGCAAACCGAACCATATCCTCTGGATTAACTTCAAGAGGATTGTACCCCAATTTCACTTTTGTGACAGCCTAACCATAAGATTAAAACAATAAATATCTAGAAGTAGTTCTTTATCATAGAAGACACTCAGCACCTGCATTTCTTCCAACTCTCTCAAGGGAGAGAGAGATGGCAATGGGTGCTCGCAAAGGGACTATGACACCATGTATTTATTTATCATAGAAAGATAGAGGATTCTCTACATATCACTGTAACTGTATTGTCTGGAGAgaaccaaattttttttatttcctcaTTTGTTTTCTTCGGATCATTGAATCACAATAGACCGGGAAACAAGGCAGACACAGTATCTGAGTagggattttttttctttctttttctatctgcTTACTCTTCCATTGGTTTATTTATTTCAGAAATAAGATATGAACATAAAAGATATTGAATAAATATTGAACTTCATTATTTACAACCTAACTTCCTTTTTATTGACTCCTCGACAATAAAAACAGGAACCACAGAAAATCAGGAAGAAAGAAGGAAGCTATGAATTATAGTCATTCAGAATATAAAGTTGCAGTAGCATGGAAACCCTTTCCGGGAAAGTAATGTTCCCCAACTCATATGACATAGCATCATTAATCAGGATTACCTATAAATTCATGAtcattaagaaataaaaaaagaaagatccaaatttagattttatacCTTCAAACCATGGCTACCCTGAGGAAGATAACTATCACGCTTTACCCAGGCAATGCAATCCAAATGACAAGCAAATTTTGAACGACATTCTCCCAGATTCTTGTCACATTGAAATCCTACTTCCTAAAAGTTCAAAGTGAAATAAATCCATTGAGAAAAGAGTCATTCTCATGTTTTGTGCATGAGAAAATTGAGAAGTTGAAATCAAAACCAAATTTAGAAAGTAACTGAAAACGCAAAAGGTGGCCTAAGAATAATCTCTGAATCAAAAGCTACCGACTTTAAACTCACCTTGATGTTGATATATGCATATACCAACTTATAATTAGCATGAAATTTCAGTGTGCAGAAGAATATATACACAAGAAGTTTAACTCCACAATGCTGAAAAAAGTCAAGAGTACTTCTAATACCAAAAAATGCAGAAAGAAACCAACAATCACAATTAGAGGTTCCAAGCAGAAACAGAATAATTCTAAACCACTCAAATATAAAATGAAGCTCCACATCCACAACTATAAGAATGCAGTTAGCTCTTTAGCATTTTTCACTAGTGAACATAACTGAAGGAAACAAGAAAGGTTTCTGAACTGATAGTACTTGATAATTGAAGCTGTTTCTCCAAATAAAGTGGTATTAAATCAAACAAAGGACTTACACAACTCATTTTAAGTCCATGATATGCTGCTCTGCTTTCAAGGAATGGCCAGTCAAAATAGTCGCCATTATAGGTGACGTAGATACCAGGCTTCACCTCTCGCATATGGCCAAACCACAGTCTGAGAAGCTCTAACTGCAAATGTGATTAAATCAACTTtcaagtttaaaaaaaattaaggtcAATAACTGAAAAGtaaacacatattatcaaaCCCCACATCATGAAAACTGGGTGGATAGCTACATGAGAACATAATCTTTACCTCATTTTTCACATTGTTCACTTTGAAGAACCCTTCATATTCTGGTTTTGGAGTGTATTCCAAATTCTCAATATCTTCTCCAACACACTGCAGATATTATAAAATAATCGTGATTAGTATCATAGCATAAGCCAGAAAAGAAAGAACTAAGCATAACCAAACCATATTTATAGTAAGTACTATGAATTGAACAAATTGCTTTCATTACATAACATACAATACCTCTCTGTTGATAATCAAGTGCCCTTGTCCATCAAACATATAGGAGATCATCATTATCATGTCATATTCAGCATCTGGAAATTTCAATGGTAGTTTTGTTGTCTCAATATCGAATGCACATATCCGAACTTCAGCACGTTGTAGAAGATCTTTTCTCTTCTCAAGAGTAATACCAGTGCTCGATACACTCACATCGTACCACTGTCCACAGCGCAAATCTGTTGAAGTGATTTGTgtcaaatgacaaaaaaaaaaaaaaaaaaaaaaaagttgccCAACCCTTCCTTAGTAAAGGCCACAGATGAGGTTATGTCAAAAAGGTATATGGCAGACAAGTTTAGCAGATTCTTTATCGGTTCTTGGACTGTGAAATCCCACATGTGAAGAGGAATGGAGTAAAAGTTGATTAGGTTTGTTCATCTGGTGTTTTTCTAAGATTCTTGATGATGCTTCCCtaggatttggtttgtggtTGAGCTGTATATATTCACTTTTGGAAGTTCTTGCAACTTCTactataactttttttttaatttaatcaatggAAAAATATGTTTCTtgtgatgaaaagaaaaaaagacaaaatcAAGAAACGAATTTAGAGACATGCTTATACTGAtctaatttaagaaaaaaaatgagaaatcaCCATGATCGATTGCAAAGCGAACGTGGTAAGGAACGTCGTACTCTCGAAGATCAACAATACATTCTAGAAAATCTTGAGGCCTCTGTTCTCAGTAAATCAAGAGACAAATTAGTCGAAGACAGGGAAATAAAATTAACCTAATTAATGTTAACAGTTACACGTCTTGATGAGAACTAAGGATGAACGTTTATATGGTACCCCCccctcccaaaaaaaaaaaagaaaaaagaagaagaagaagaagaaaaagttaaaCCTAAAAGGGCATTTCTTCAATATTTGTTCCATTATTTGTACTTTTGAGGTCCTAAACATCCAACTATGCAggtgtattttttaaattatatttgaacAATAGCATATATTAGAAATTAAATTACCACGCCATGATCAtgaaaaagtttttctttttgtaagaAACATGCTCGTTAATCAATTATCTTGCATTATCAGAATCAATTATTTACTCATAAATCTGATCACCTAATGTCAGAAACATTTAACAAAAGTGATACTAAAAGAATTACAAAACTTGTGTTCTACAATGCATATGAAACTTAAACCTCTTAAGGTTCaccttttcccaaataaaatagAATCATATGCTTCTGCAGCATCATATATTTTACCAACTATCAACAAAAGCATTAAAAC containing:
- the LOC103503415 gene encoding LOW QUALITY PROTEIN: DNA polymerase epsilon catalytic subunit A-like (The sequence of the model RefSeq protein was modified relative to this genomic sequence to represent the inferred CDS: inserted 1 base in 1 codon; deleted 1 base in 1 codon; substituted 3 bases at 3 genomic stop codons) produces the protein METDVEAYLRQGYKGQIADIEILEKEDLDLRPQDFLECIVDLREYDVPYHVRFAIDHDLRCGQWYDVSVSSTGITLEKRKDLLQRAEVRICAFDIETTKLPLKFPDAEYDMIMMISYMFDGQGHLIINRECVGEDIENLEYTPKPEYEGFFKVNNVKNELELLRLWFGHMREVKPGIYVTYNGDYFDWPFLESRAAYHGLKMSCEVGFQCDKNLGECRSKFACHLDCIAWVKRDSYLPQGSHGLKAVTKVKLGYNPLEVNPEDMVRFAKEKPQMMASYSVSDAVATYYLYMTYVYPFIFSLATIIPMSPDEVLRKGSGTLCEMLLMVQAFKANVVCPNKHQSGAEKFHHNRLLESETYIGGHVECLESGVFRSDLPTSFRLDSSGYDQLINNLDRDLQYAIQVEGKMDLESVLNYSDVKNAIMEKLIRLRDEPMREECPLIYHFDVAAMYPNITLTNMLQPPSVVTDEVCTACDFNRPGKPCLRKLDWVWHGEVFMAKRSDYYHLKRQIESEFVGVGNVXLSKQFLELPKLEQQAKLKERLKKYCQKAYKRVLDKPVTEVXEAGICMRENSFYIDTVRSFRDRRYEYKGLNKVWKGKLSEAKASGNSIKIQEAQDMVVLYDSLQLAHKCILNSFYGYVTRKGARWYSMEMAGVVTYTGAKIIQNARLLIEKIGKPLELDTDGIWCALPGSFPESFTFKTKDSNKLTISYPCVMLNVDVARNNTNDQYQTLVDPVRKIYETRSECSIEFEVDGPYKAMILPASKXEGILIKKRYAVFNDDGTLAELKGFEIKRRGELKLSKVFQAELFDKFLHGSTLEECYSVVASVANRWLDLLDSQGNNIVDSELLDYISESSTMSKSLADYGEQKSCAVTTAKRLADFLGDTMVRIKGLRCQYIVASESKGTPVSERAVPVAIFETDPEIMKFYVRKWCKISLEVGIRSIIDWSYYKQRLSSAIQKIITIPAAMQKVSNPVPRVVHPDWLHKKVREKDDKFCQQKLFDMFASSSRCKYSENNGGASSSKHVMNGKNSYDIGDFQKKASSTNGSKPVVRSYDIRALKHSVTKDSQVDSMMHKKFKGVGCDPSSPFHFKDVDRNVDYHGWLEMKKRKWKSNLDKRKKQRSVDFWTPLPATDVSRELNCAVNDKEAPGITGVGSYFKRQEKSITHCHWQILQLVHSSQSGQYFAWAVVEGVMLKIPVIIPRVFYINSKVPITEEFVGRRVNKTLPHGRHIYNLYEVVTDEGQFRTQSNKLAALFAEPEVEGIYESKIPLEFKSILQIGCVCKVKKTAKSWNIQDGWSLDELQMKTTTECSYLEKLIPFIYVYNSISEGGAIYITYFPATKFILVVVVTSYQNKDLSSNFLERKFCEACQMLSRQSQPSKSGMAYKVDYVVNNKEAEVILQKSITEYRSIDRGPLVAIIESPNVQLLKSAVKVLDDFPCLNIPCDAHHNQYQALFAKSCFFLACSFSDMVISLLKTLQTRDQFEWIELEPVEFWHSLLFMDQDNYGGISAKDGEITDAESLVNISYNWGIAEYLPKKIQDYFIRLVSQFIYIPWKYATKQAKSRTSLEGGDVRTPSVESFESRVTQHLKEKLSSYFSNQLFEIVGDISRKTSSGSLYKEDAPLEFINYVCAALQLDQNVRDDVWNMKKNLLNYMHLKEFAPEAQFSNPSTSFILPNVFCSHCNDCRDLDLCQDSGLKAQEWRCGVAECGQPYNQELIENALIQIVMQRERAYHVQDLVCDRCKQVKAAHLWEXCACAGTFHCKEDSNEFLSNMRILLGYLLPRELKNTKNK